The following coding sequences lie in one Rutidosis leptorrhynchoides isolate AG116_Rl617_1_P2 chromosome 4, CSIRO_AGI_Rlap_v1, whole genome shotgun sequence genomic window:
- the LOC139840707 gene encoding uncharacterized protein gives MLNEEIPDVPYHVNGVEYERGYYLADGIYPTWASFVKGFSCAVDKKRSYFTRKQAGARKDIERTFGILQGRWHILQQPARGYEVNQMRRLMYTCIIIHNIIIEDIGYNLAENDWVVEPVVRMQRTWIDRCDTRKRRTKELRDSEVHEGLR, from the coding sequence ATGCTTAATGAGGAAATTCCAGACGTACCTTATCATGTAAACGGTGTTGAGTACGAAAGAGGATACTATTTAGCTGACGGTATTTATCCAACATGGGCGTCATTTGTGAAAGGATTTTCATGTGCAGTTGACAAAAAACGTTCTTACTTTACAAGGAAACAAGCGGGAGCTCGCAAAGATATTGAAAGAACTTTTGGGATTCTACAAGGTCGTTGGCATATTCTTCAACAACCCGCACGAGGTTACGAAGTGAATCAAATGAGACGACTTATGTATACGTGCATCATAATACATAACATCATTATTGAAGACATTGGGTACAACCTTGCTGAGAATGATTGGGTAGTTGAGCCGGTTGTACGTATGCAACGTACTTGGATCGACAGATGCGACACTCGTAAAAGAAGAACAAAGGAGTTACGTGATAGTGAAGTTCACGAAGGCTTACGATAG